One stretch of Tribolium castaneum strain GA2 chromosome 5, icTriCast1.1, whole genome shotgun sequence DNA includes these proteins:
- the LOC658579 gene encoding short transient receptor potential channel 4 — MSRDPENPDATIPPPPPPPMPNFGRGPGRMGYRRLEEDDELLMPRPSILLPHLQESEKRFFELVHSGDVAAVNDFLNENPGFNINCVNFQGVSGLLIAVQSRSEAMVEFLLSQPDIDIGDCVLHAIRDNQPKILELLLEKQRNTAPSLEYVGVTHSSDFPDYVTPLILAAQCGHYEIIEMLIDRGHTISKPHSPSCRCMDCKAQLERDDLLHAEHLRLNLYKSVCNPAYICHSSRDPILTSFQLSTELRQCSFLVPEFRNSYLELANEVSNFAVELIAGCRNSGEVETILKQKAGIQNASIFMYPRLVLAMDYKQKFFVAHAHVQHIVESLWRGNWYDYNLKPIPAKIIYPIFRILLLPIIVVMCIFLPKHQMVAHWNIPLNRMINHVAAFLVFLVIIFLESNRSKENQKRMPPNSGLEPVIIIFVVANCWSVVRMCLIQGPRRYFTYLWNWHAVISNTFFVLTFVFWLASYVDAVNNDQVDLERKYWHHLDPVLIAEGTFAVAVIMTYFKLMFFCRLNYYLGPLQISLGKMCSDMAKYITIFIIIIISFTAGLCRFYSYYDGMVQVDSNGIKTAQVSSFIDFSTTLKTFFWAVFCMAPLETGDVIIENLPGDTENTTIINKHLFTEAVGYIAFALFEVLTVVMILNMLIATMSSTFQRVLDNIDVEWTFGKTDFYLEYMLQPTLPPPLNLIPTPSGISAFMEWFQSPKVDPREEEKRNDYPALMSQLVQRYFRDKDSAASPENDLEFLKQEIAEIKQAVNDLLEKE, encoded by the exons ATGTCTCGAGACCCCGAAAACCCCGATGCCACCATACCGCCCCCTCCGCCGCCCCCAATGCCCAATTTCGGCCGTGGTCCCGGCCGGATGGGATACCGGAGGCTGGAGGAAGACGACGAATTGCTAATGCCTCGCCCTAGCATCCTCCTGCCTCACCTCCAAGAGTCTGAAAAGCGTTTTTTCGAGCTAGTTCACTCAG GTGACGTCGCCGCTGTTAACGACTTTCTCAACGAAAATCCcggttttaatattaattgcGTCAATTTCCAAGGAGTGTCGGGTTTACTAATCGCGGTTCAAAGCCGCTCTGAGGCCATGGTTGAGTTTTTGTTATCACAGCCCGATATTGATATTGGAGATTGTGTCCTGCATGCAATTAGGGACAACCAACCCAAAATCCTCGAACTTCTTTTGGAAAAACAGAGAAACACGGCTCCGAGTCTGGAGTACGTGGGGGTCACTCACAGCTCGGATTTTCCCGATTATGTGACGCCTTTGATTCTGGCGGCGCAGTGTGGTCACTACGAGATCATCGAAATGTTGATTGATCGGGGGCACACCATCAGCAAGCCCCATTCGCCCTCCTGTAG GTGCATGGACTGCAAGGCGCAGCTCGAACGCGACGACCTCCTCCATGCCGAACACCTCCGCCTCAACCTGTACAAATCGGTGTGCAACCCTGCCTACATCTGCCACTCCTCACGCGACCCCATCCTCACCAGCTTCCAACTCTCAACCGAACTACGTCAGTGCTCCTTCCTAGTCCCGGAATTCCGCAACAGCTACCTCGAACTGGCCAACGAAGTGAGCAATTTCGCAGTGGAACTCATCGCCGGTTGTCGCAACTCAGGCGAAGTCGAAACGATCCTAAAGCAGAAAGCTGGCATTCAGAACGCCAGCATTTTCATGTACCCTCGACTAGTCCTAGCGATGGACTACAAGCAAAAATTCTTCGTGGCACATGCCCACGTCCAGCACATTGTTGAGTCCCTCTGGCGGGGCAACTGGTACGACTACAACCTCAAGCCGATCCCGGCGAAGATCATCTACCCCATTTTTCGGATTCTGCTCCTTCCGATCATTGTAGtgatgtgtatttttttgccGAAGCACCAGATGGTGGCCCATTGGAACATCCCGCTCAATCGGATGATTAACCATGTGGCGGCTTTTTTGGTCTTCTTGGTGATTATTTTTCTAGAGTCGAATAGGTCCAAAGAGAATCAGAAGCGAATGCCTCCAAATTCGGGGCTCGAGCCCGTGATTATAATCTTCGTGGTGGCGAATTGTTGGAGTGTTGTCAGGATGTGTCTCATTCAGGGGCCCCGGAGGTACTTTACGTACCTCTGGAACTGGCATGCGGTCATTTCTAACACTTTCTTCGTCCTTACTTTCGTTTTCTGGTTGGCTTCGTACGTCGATGCGGTCAATAACGACCAAGTGGACTTGGAGCGGAAGTATTGGCACCATCTCGACCCGGTTTTGATCGCGGAAGGTACTTTTGCAGTTGCCGTCATCATGACCTATTTTAAGCTGATGTTTTTTTGCCGACTGAACTACTATTTAGGACCTTTGCAAATTTCTTTGGGCAAAATGTGCTCCGACATGGCCAAATACATCACAATCTTCATCattatcataatttcgttCACCGCTGGGTTGTGCCGATTTTACAGTTACTACGATGGTATGGTCCAAGTTGACTCAAACGGGATCAAAACGGCTCAAGTCTCCTCATTCATCGACTTTAGCACaactttaaaaacttttttctggGCTGTTTTCTGCATGGCCCCTCTTGAAACTGGCGATGTGATTATCGAGAACCTTCCAGGGGATACCGAAAACACCACAATTATCAACAAGCACCTCTTTACCGAAGCAGTGGGTTATATCGCGTTTGCCCTCTTCGAAGTGCTCACAGTTGTGATGATTCTCAACATGTTAATTGCGACGATGTCGTCGACGTTTCAACGAGTCCTCGACAATATCGACGTCGAATGGACGTTTGgaaaaaccgatttttatCTAGAGTATATGCTACAACCCACACTTCCACCACCGTTGAATTTGATTCCAACTCCTAGCGGAATTTCGGCGTTTATGGAGTGGTTTCAATCGCCAAAAGTTGATCCGCGAGAAGAAGAAAAGAGAAATGATTATCCTGCGCTCATGTCGCAGTTGGTGCAACGATATTTTAGGGACAAAGATTCGGCCGCGAGTCCTGAAAACGACTTGGAGTTCCTCAAGCAGGAAATCGCAGAAATTAAGCAAGCGGTTAATGACCTATTAGAGAaggagtaa